A window of Calliopsis andreniformis isolate RMS-2024a chromosome 3, iyCalAndr_principal, whole genome shotgun sequence contains these coding sequences:
- the LOC143177406 gene encoding integrator complex subunit 12 isoform X1: MSQLELDPQFMQGLHLLHSTNKDSAEQLRALLDEAIKQKYGPSKMLSNVLHKKYMMEEPVLSDHSSSSSSKKSKSSGSSSKHSSKSSKNSSPVNLPTRDTPPDIIQTDNTLALEILEDDLTCVICKGMDVGARNRLVECLECHSLYHQECHVPHILDSQIDVPGLVWYCSNCPKSQAPKERSSPKTVIENKSKEQKKSNSSSGSKVTPNIHIISADRRLKDMMKKAKQDKRSTNTNSNSKNSSSNSPALSSTKSQEKSLMYKIKSGELTKELYCFMPKST, encoded by the exons ATGTCACAGTTAGAATTGGATCCCCAATTTATGCAGGGCTTACATCTTTTACACTCTACAAATAAGGACTCTGCAGAACAATTACGAGCACTTTTAGATGAAGCAATTAAACAGAAGTATGGGCCGTCAAAAATGTTATCAAATGTATTACATAAAAAG TACATGATGGAGGAACCTGTATTAAGCGATCATAGCAGTAGCAGTAGTAGCAAAAAGAGTAAAAGTTCTGGATCTTCTTCTAAACATTCAAGTAAATCTAGTAAAAACAGTTCGCCTGTAAATTTACCAACACGAGATACACCACCAGATATTATACAGACTGATAATACTTTAGCATTAGAAATATTAGAGGATGATTTAACATGTGTTATTTGCAAGGGAATGGATGTTGGAGCAAGAAACAGGCTTGTAGAATGTTTAGAGTGCCATTCTTTGTATCACCAAGAATGTCATGTTCCACATATTTTAGATTCACAAATAGATGTTCCAGGATTGGTGTGGTACTGCTCAAATTGCCCAAAATCTCAG GCCCCAAAAGAAAGGAGCTCACCAAAAACAGTAATAGAAAACAAGTCCAAAGAGCAAAAGAAATCTAACTCGA GTAGTGGGAGCAAAGTAACACCAAATATTCATATCATAAGTGCTGACAGAAGATTAAAAGATATGATGAAAAAAGCAAAACAAGACAAACGGAGTACTAATACCAATTCAAATTCAAAGAATTCTTCGTCCAATTCGCCAGCATTGTCTTCAACAAAATCTCAGGAAAAGTCACTAATGTACAAAATCAAATCAG GAGAGTTAACGAAGGAACTATACTGTTTCATGCCAAAGAGCACATGA
- the LOC143177406 gene encoding uncharacterized protein LOC143177406 isoform X2 has protein sequence MMEEPVLSDHSSSSSSKKSKSSGSSSKHSSKSSKNSSPVNLPTRDTPPDIIQTDNTLALEILEDDLTCVICKGMDVGARNRLVECLECHSLYHQECHVPHILDSQIDVPGLVWYCSNCPKSQAPKERSSPKTVIENKSKEQKKSNSSSGSKVTPNIHIISADRRLKDMMKKAKQDKRSTNTNSNSKNSSSNSPALSSTKSQEKSLMYKIKSGELTKELYCFMPKST, from the exons ATGATGGAGGAACCTGTATTAAGCGATCATAGCAGTAGCAGTAGTAGCAAAAAGAGTAAAAGTTCTGGATCTTCTTCTAAACATTCAAGTAAATCTAGTAAAAACAGTTCGCCTGTAAATTTACCAACACGAGATACACCACCAGATATTATACAGACTGATAATACTTTAGCATTAGAAATATTAGAGGATGATTTAACATGTGTTATTTGCAAGGGAATGGATGTTGGAGCAAGAAACAGGCTTGTAGAATGTTTAGAGTGCCATTCTTTGTATCACCAAGAATGTCATGTTCCACATATTTTAGATTCACAAATAGATGTTCCAGGATTGGTGTGGTACTGCTCAAATTGCCCAAAATCTCAG GCCCCAAAAGAAAGGAGCTCACCAAAAACAGTAATAGAAAACAAGTCCAAAGAGCAAAAGAAATCTAACTCGA GTAGTGGGAGCAAAGTAACACCAAATATTCATATCATAAGTGCTGACAGAAGATTAAAAGATATGATGAAAAAAGCAAAACAAGACAAACGGAGTACTAATACCAATTCAAATTCAAAGAATTCTTCGTCCAATTCGCCAGCATTGTCTTCAACAAAATCTCAGGAAAAGTCACTAATGTACAAAATCAAATCAG GAGAGTTAACGAAGGAACTATACTGTTTCATGCCAAAGAGCACATGA
- the Plexb gene encoding plexin B yields the protein MCFVNYYLHIMRFLGFVSFPTTSTVSLICKLSLPLHRLSFSSMSIVTWFFVILVTAAIDTPTSTILPIQENRSLHTVTQFPSGDGQRYGFYPIDPNTTREGALRFNHLTIDPATGRLYAGAINRLLQLDSNLRLEEYVSTGPRLDNPQCHATGCPSRDITTSLMDNVNKLLIADLESQTLIACGSLLQGACEKYKMSNISIKPEFIPHSVAANDENSSTYAFIGPEKYNAWGQTNILYVGTTFTNRGDYRHDVPAISSRNLHNLEFAEYTFNKQSIVYIDVKYRDHFLVKYVYGFNASDYAYFVLVQKKSYLPEQEEEGYISRLARSCISDPNYDSYTEVTLQCTVDLGDGKPLVYNLVQDAKVAPAGSDLAMQLGISVGDPVFVSVFSPSRGITNEPLSRSAVCIYSLQDIQTKFNENIHMCFNGSTKYRNMGYVSGPIQDGKCPTAGTTGNILNFCEVGLKISGMSPIVGQAVLHFPDEFITSITVANTESHTVAFLGTNDGVLKKVLLSGTEAFVYESIVIDKDNTLMPDSLISPDGEYIYVLSTTKISKVQVEHCTSYTNCSSCLDAKDPYCGWCSLEKRCTVRGDCQKASHSSPRWLSLGTGQQCIDFEQVLPDRIPINQMTTVHLTIRTLPELPAGANYKCVFGNADPIDALMTGFGLSCPTPPVVKRPNIPEGADHVLVPLSVRSSETNKDFVSRNFAFFDCSRHTVCTECVKSQWTCSWCVYDNKCTHNTSCQGIISGENNQANLAAHGAQYCPRFVQRKEPLMLPNSVPKEIVLEVENLPHPQVGHSGFQCIVTIEGANLKVQARVDSSRFIVCDKTVYSYEALSGEYEAEVTVVWNVNHHVDKTTIILYKCEVLGSHREHADCSLCVTRDPRFECTWCGNSCVYRHSCLHSPFSECPKPRIDMIKPLSGPIEGGTLVTIEGSNLGLKESDVEGKIHIGNTPCTLVDYEVSVRIVCRTGRHEATDTASVVVGNDAGYTESAVLFNYKDIRLSGVYPTVGPQSGGTQLAITGMYLNIGSTISAYLDELPCHVNATQASSTRLTCVTSKSDRVRKINRLTLSIDGANRTLEGNPYNYTHDPTIMEIKPLTSFASGGRMITVHGTNLDTIQKPEMEVYFDNEPLPVNRTVCTVLNPTQMECPSPSVAKRFMTLRRNVRAAASSQSTPAQSLKLKEAQLYLKIAFIMDNVESVRDLEKHFQNLRNRLLYVEDPKFLAFPRNIKLYKGDTLVIEGENLIYASDESDVNVTVGTMPCNVTSLALTQLVCIPPDQQPADTDEVGIKTENGLPLVVVRVGKSLRFPIGYLRYEVIKSYPIPPEAIAGIAAGTFGLVFLFVLVLIIYRRKSTQAEREYKRIQIQMDTLESNVRMECKQAFAELQTDMTDLTADLESSGIPTLDHKNYIMKVFFPGVTHHPILNDPRSRSNVSRTNYDAAMIQFEQLINNKYFVLTFIETLEAQKDFNIRDKVNVASLLMVVLMSKMEYATDILMNLLLRLIEKAVNTKHPQLMLRRTESVVEKMLTNWMALCMYNYLKDYAGSSLFLLFKAIKHQIEKGPVDVITHDARYSLSEERLLREQIEHSVVTLHVVQDDLDEKIQCKVLDCDTINQVKSKILDALYKNTPFSLRPSVHDVDLEWRHGRGGHLTLQDEDLTTKCSGEWKKINTLAHYGVKESAVMSLIPRQNDSFSVACKPPCHNCKPSHYHHQQQPIHHHPHHHHLHRHANHCSSTHLPSAPAINLISPVYNHSVSGLYFESQHSPPIITANGDVESGHGGNQRLYHLVRPIEENHYPPGMGFTSSKHHHPERTHKAIPEIFLTRLLSTKGTVQKFVDDFLNTILTANEALPSAVKWLFDLLDEAAKQHGIIDPEVPHAWKSNSLPLRFWVNFIKNPDFMFDINKSTTVDSSLSVIAQTFMDSCSMTEHRLGKDSPSNKLLFAKDIPHYREKVGRFYTDVQRLPQITDQEMSSAMQQLSASHANEFDVIAALKELYIYVSKYYEQILEALETDAGCRKLHLAHRLENVACTLEGEETSAC from the exons ATGTGCTTTGTCAACTATTATCTACACATCATGAGATTCTTGGGATTTGTATCGTTTCCCACTACGTCTACTGTGTCGCTGATCTGCAAACTATCACTGCCGCTTCATAGATTATCCTTTTCATCCATGTCTATTGTTACCTGGTTCTTCGTGATATTGGTAACTGCAGCCATAGATACACCCACCAGTACCATTCTACCCATACAAGAGAACAGATCTCTACATACAGTCACGCAGTTCCCTAGTGGAGATGGTCAACGATATGGATTTTATCCTATAGATCCAAATACAACGAGAGAAGGTGCCCTCCGATTTAATCATCTTACTATAGATCCTGCTACAGGGCGCTTGTATGCAGGTGCCATTAATAGGCTCTTACAGTTAGATTCTAATCTCAGATTGGAAGAATATGTTTCTACTG GGCCAAGATTGGATAATCCTCAATGTCATGCTACAGGCTGTCCTTCTAGAGACATAACTACATCTTTAATGGACAATGTAAACAAATTGTTAATCGCTGATCTTGAATCACAAACATTGATTGCTTGTGGCTCTCTGCTTCAAGGTGCTTGTGAAAAGTACAAAATGTCGAACATATCCATTAAACCAGAATTCATTCCCCATAGTGTAGCAGCAAATGATGAAAATTCTTCTACATATGCTTTTATTGGACCTGAAAAGTATAATGCATGGGGACAAACGAATATCTTGTATGTTGGTACTACATTCACCAACAGGGGAGATTATAGGCATGATGTGCCTGCCATTTCCAGTAGAAATCTTCACAATCTAGAGTTTGCAGAGTACACATTTAACAAACAGTCAATTGTATATATTGATGTCAAGTATCGAGATCATTTTCTGGTTAAATATGTATATGGTTTTAATGCAAGTGATTATGCATATTTTGTACTAGTACAAAAGAAATCTTATCTCCCTGAACAAGAAGAAGAGGGTTACATTTCCAGATTAGCACGAAGTTGTATAAGTGATCCAAATTACGACAGTTATACAGAAGTAACCCTGCAATGTACAGTTGATTTGGGAGATGGAAAACCACTGGTTTATAATTTAGTCCAAGATGCAAAGGTAGCACCAGCTGGAAGTGATTTAGCTATGCAACTTGGTATCTCTGTTGGTGATCCCGTCTTTGTCTCAGTGTTCTCACCAAGCAGAGGTATTACAAATGAGCCGTTGTCTCGTTCGGCAGTTTGTATATACAGTTTGCAAGATATTCAGActaaattcaatgaaaatattCACATGTGTTTTAATGGTAGTACTAAATATAGAAATATGGGCTATGTCAGTGGTCCTATACAAGATGGAAAATGTCCTACAGCAGGA ACAACAGGCAACATTTTGAACTTTTGTGAAGTGGGTTTGAAAATCTCCGGAATGTCACCGATTGTGGGACAAGCAGTTTTACATTTTCCTGACGAATTCATTACCTCTATAACGGTAGCTAATACAGAAAGCCATACTGTAGCATTTTTGGGAACTAACGACGGAGTTCTTAAAAAAGTTTTACTTTCTGGAACTGAAGCATTTGTTTAtgaaagtattgtaattgataAGGACAACACATTGATGCCTGACAGTTTAATTTCACCTGACGGAGAATACATTTACGTTCTATCAACTACCAAAATCTCTAAAGTTCAAGTTGAGCATTGCACTAGTTATACTAATTGTAGCAGTTGTCTTGACGCAAAGGATCCTTATTGTGGATGGTGTTCACTGGAAAAAAG GTGTACGGTTAGAGGAGATTGTCAAAAAGCAAGTCATAGTAGTCCCAGATGGTTGTCTTTAGGTACAGGACAACAGTGTATCGATTTTGAGCAAGTTCTTCCAGATCGTATACCCATCAATCAGATGACCACAGTTCATTTGACGATCAGGACTTTGCCTGAATTACCAGCTGGTGCTAACTACAAATGTGTTTTTGGCAATGCAGACCCTATTGACGCATTAATGACTGGCTTTGGATTATCCTGCCCTACACCACCCGTTGTCAAAAGACCCAATATACCGGAAGGAGCTGATCATGTATTAGTACCTTTATCTGTACGATCAAGCGAAACAAACAAAGATTTTGTTTCGCGAAACTTTGCATTTTTTGACTGCTCCAGGCATACTGTGTGCACAGAATGCGTAAAATCTCAGTGGACATGCAGTTGGTGTGTGTATGATAATAAATGTACACATAATACGAGTTGTCAGGGTATAATTTCAGGAGAAAAC AACCAAGCAAATCTTGCTGCACACGGAGCACAGTACTGCCCAAGATTTGTTCAACGCAAGGAGCCTTTGATGTTACCCAACAGTGTTCCCAAAGAGATAGTACTGGAAGTTGAAAACTTGCCACATCCTCAAGTGGGACACAGTGGTTTTCAATGCATTGTTACAATCGAGGGTGCAAATCTAAAAGTACAAGCTCGCGTCGACAGTAGTCGCTTCATAGTTTGTGACAAGACAGTTTACTCCTACGAGGCATTGTCTGGTGAATACGAAGCAGAAGTGACAGTTGTCTGGAACGTCAACCACCACGTTGACAAAACTACTATCATTCTCTACAAGTGTGAAGTGTTAGGTTCGCATCGAGAACACGCTGATTGTTCCCTTTGCGTGACGAGGGACCCGCGTTTCGAATGCACTTGGTGCGGTAACAGTTGCGTGTATCGACATTCCTGCTTACACTCACCGTTCAGTGAGTGCCCAAAGCCAAGAATAGACATGATAAAACCTCTTAGTGGACCGATCGAGGGCGGTACACTGGTAACTATTGAAGGTAGCAACTTGGGACTGAAAGAGAGCGACGTAGAAGGGAAAATACATATTGGTAACACTCCATGTACTCTAGTTGACTACGAAGTTTCTGTCCGTATCGTTTGCCGTACTGGACGACACGAAGCAACTGACACTGCCTCTGTTGTGGTTGGCAATGACGCTGGCTATACAGAGAGTGCGGTATTATTCAATTATAAAGATATACGATTGTCTGGTGTTTATCCAACTGTTGGCCCACAGAGTGGTGGCACCCAACTCGCTATCACTGGTATGTACTTGAACATCGGTAGCACCATTTCTGCTTATTTGGATGAACTACCGTGCCATGTGAACGCAACGCAGGCGAGTAGTACCAGATTGACTTGTGTGACAAGCAAATCCGACCGAGTGAGGAAAATTAATAGACTGACCCTTAGCATAGACGGTGCGAATCGCACTTTGGAGGGCAACCCGTACAACTATACTCACGATCCCACTATTATGGAAATTAAACCATTGACAAGCTTCGCTTCAGGTGGTCGAATGATTACCGTTCACGGTACCAATTTGGATACCATTCAGAAGCCCGAAATGGAAGTTTACTTCGACAACGAGCCACTACCTGTGAACAGAACCGTTTGTACTGTCTTGAATCCGACACAGATGGAGTGTCCCAGCCCCAGTGTTGCCAAACGGTTTATGACTCTCCGACGAAATGTACGCGCCGCCGCTAGTAGTCAGAGCACACCGGCGCAGTCATTGAAGTTGAAGGAGGCTCAGTTGTACCTGAAGATAGCTTTTATCATGGACAACGTAGAGAGTGTCAGGGACCTGGAGAAGCACTTTCAGAATCTAAGGAATCGTCTACTTTATGTCGAGGACCCCAAATTTCTCGCATTTCCACGAAACATTAAATTATACAAAGGCGACACGTTGGTTATCGAGGGAGAAAATTTGATTTATGCCAGCGACGAGTCTGACGTGAACGTTACTGTAGGAACTATGCCTTGCAATGTAACTTCGCTTGCTTTAACCCAGTTAGTATGTATACCTCCAGATCAACAACCTGCTGATACAGATGAAGTTGGAATTAAAACCGAGAATGGCCTACCGTTGGTGGTGGTACGCGTAGGAAAAAGTTTACGATTCCCCATTGGCTATCTCCGTTATGAAGTCATTAAATCCTATCCAATTCCTCCAGAAGCGATTGCTGGAATCGCAGCTGGCACTTTCGGTCTTgtgtttttatttgttttggtGCTAATTATATACAGGAGAAAGAGTACACAAGCAGAAAGGGAGTATAAGAGAATACAAATACAGATGGACACGCTTGAAAGTAATGTCAGAATGGAATGTAAACAAGCGTTTGCTGAGTTACAGACTGATATGACCGACTTGACGGCAGATTTAGAATCGTCTGGTATTCCAACTCTTGATCATAAGAACTATATCATGAAAGTATTTTTTCCTGGTGTTACGCATCATCCGATATTAAACGATCCCAGATCGCGCAGCAATGTTTCTAGAACAAATTATGACGCTGCAATGATACAGTTTGAACAGCTTATTAACAATAAATACTTTGTGTTAACATTTATTGAAACTTTAGAGGCACAAAAAGATTTTAATATTCGAGACAAAGTGAACGTCGCATCCTTACTCATGGTTGTTTTAATGAGTAAAATGGAATACGCGACAGATATACTCATGAATCTTTTACTCAGATTGATTGAAAAAGCGGTGAACACGAAACATCCGCAGTTAATGTTAAGGAGGACAGAATCTGTGGTTGAAAAAATGCTTACTAACTGGATGGCACTTTGTATGTATAACTACCTTAAAGATTACGCTGGTTCATCCCTATTTTTGTTGTTCAAGGCGATAAAACACCAAATAGAGAAAGGTCCTGTAGATGTGATAACTCACGATGCAAGATATTCCTTGTCTGAAGAGAGACTGCTTCGTGAACAAATTGAGCATAGCGTGGTAACTTTGCACGTGGTCCAAGACGATCTCGACGAAAAGATACAGTGTAAAGTTTTAGATTGTGATACTATAAATCAAGTGAAATCCAAAATTCTAGATGCTCTCTACAAGAATACTCCTTTTTCATTGAGGCCGTCCGTTCATGACGTAGATTTGGAATGGAGACACGGTAGAGGAGGTCACTTAACTCTTCAAGACGAAGATCTCACGACAAAGTGTAGCGGTGAATGGAAAAAGATAAATACATTGGCGCATTATGGCGTCAAAGAATCAGCAGTGATGTCGTTGATTCCTAGACAGAACGATAGCTTTTCTGTCGCTTGTAAACCACCGTGTCACAATTGCAAACCATCGCATTATCACCATCAGCAACAACCGATTCATCACCATCCTCATCACCATCACTTACATCGTCATGCGAATCACTGTTCGTCCACGCATCTTCCATCCGCACCTGCTATCAATCTAATTAGTCCTGTGTACAATCATTCAGTCAGTGGTTTGTATTTCGAGTCTCAACACTCGCCACCAATTATAACGGCGAATGGTGATGTTGAGAGTGGTCATGGAGGTAATCAACGACTGTACCACTTAGTGAGGCCTATAGAAGAGAACCATTATCCGCCAGGGATGGGTTTCACCAGTAGCAAGCATCATCATCCCGAGCGAACACACAAAGCTATTCCTGAGATATTTTTAACAAGATTGTTATCGACAAAGGGTACTGTACAAAAATTCGTAGATGACTTCTTGAATACTATATTGACAGCGAACGAAGCATTGCCCAGTGCTGTAAAATGGTTGTTTGATCTTCTTGACGAGGCTGCCAAGCAACACggaatcatcgatcctgaagtGCCGCATGCATGGAAGTCGAATAGTTTGCCCCTCAGATTTTGGGTGAACTTTATTAAGAATCCTGATTTCATGTTCGATATTAATAAATCAACAACAGTTGACTCTAGCCTGTCCGTGATAGCACAAACGTTTATGGACTCTTGTTCAATGACAGAGCATAGGCTAGGGAAAGATTCACCTTCTAACAAGTTGCTGTTCGCGAAGGACATACCACACTATCGCGAAAAAGTGGGACGTTTTTACACGGATGTACAGAGACTACCGCAAATCACCGATCAAGAAATGTCTAGTGCCATGCAACAGTTGAGTGCATCACATGCGAACGAATTTGATGTGATTGCAGCATTGAAAGAACTTTACATCTATGTCAGCAAGTACTATGAACAA ATTTTAGAGGCCTTGGAGACAGACGCGGGCTGTCGCAAATTACATCTAGCCCATAGGCTAGAGAATGTAGCTTGCACGCTTGAGGGAGAAGAAACCAGTGCCTGCTGA